One Mercenaria mercenaria strain notata chromosome 12, MADL_Memer_1, whole genome shotgun sequence DNA segment encodes these proteins:
- the LOC128547270 gene encoding uncharacterized protein LOC128547270 → MSFARESPVKRWTQPNKEEKSEEDDGKYYCGAPGGRFDTSIIFSTMKTSKSTSESDNDSGVCNVCNSSKATNSIGSLSDNYDSDDEGRGVSFDHYPPQIKIRTGGGINLDYDEAYEVKSDHSSQDENSPRNDFSKGIEMTTFSSREPADDDDDEFNFKREVSYQDDFNTSSSEEDEDENSYRHKYYDMSYRPLNRDVPTFQPTFEPLGASSLSSREVDRGINFLSLKEGPSQYSRYSSYQNPQFSSERVKIETCRYKRDKTDPPFGRGPKQLDRVASSTGSLISQVRSDEVKNMLEGRKLEPLQNEDPKRKKKKNKNAKDFSTHDSLANDPYTRVLYEKALKEGTEEDNSIRVMVIGCYGQGKTSLVRRLVQQPLKDVMTTNGIEVQRCKCSKDGAWEAQISEDLEVESSKRLAYVAKSSEGRINEGTGVKPDFVPLATYNTKVKENTAVTLSTTTVEENLKSNINRNNAKSNKNRNYPVNSDIKKEVTDEILKADQSDTFMDQENHVTDLKTFSAELKRHRQTSNASTESDIFLNIWDFGGQFVYYATHQVFLSTKPVYILVFNIAEGLDKTISDPDFPGRSCKMTMRDYIRFWVTSVHSFVGAEDGTEPTIIMVGTHKDEIKEGINTDDIFEDIRKMFDDTSAINHFHPDQFVVSNTSLTDESIDILRKTILDVGRGQANKVVVPAKWILLEKELKKIRSKKIVTLEEVLEIDRRNYSRVQTETQDAKNDQIRLFLRYHHALGSFCYFDDRNLSENIVVDPQFLIDAFSCIVTSEQFCRVRPKLRKKWRKLCETAILEPELLEEVWRKNPREEFHKFKKLLTEFLQKHRIISEVLKYDEEGATSPQPLGFYIVPSFLKVSASDETVGDFLDGKPTTKVSLGYIFENEALTPTLYQKLLAAVVGRWPLLKFTGQYILFSNMVACELQSDHAGLLIQAQNKLELLIVNLCPVKFVRPDVCDMFRRFVEMVIGHEFCRFRGLEEYASQRDFTKYVRCFHKQHGFKGSEDILELTDIQSQSDRHFPCPDRASHSLEMNHICRQWYRHQVAIGDIPKRRLTEKQYSALSMGIGQGWQQIGHQLGLGVISLQHIDLDNKTTDMKIFKMFLKWDANELDRATLDVMVNAIQECRQITSVNWDVVKNIVDGF, encoded by the exons ATGTCCTTTGCCCGAGAGTCCCCAGTTAAACGATGGACGCAGCCTAACAAGGAAGAGAAAAGTGAAGAGGATGATGGGAAGTACTACTGTGGCGCTCCTGGCGGTAGATTCGACACATCAATCATATTCTCAACAATGAAAACCAGCAAAAGCACATCGGAATCTGACAATGATTCCGGTGTCTGTAACGTCTGTAACTCTAGTAAGGCAACAAACAGTATTGGAAGTCTGAGCGACAATTATGATAGCGATGATGAAGGGAGGGGTGTGTCGTTTGATCATTATCCGCCACAAATAAAAATTCGCACTGGCGGTGGAATAAATTTAGATTATGATGAAGCTTATGAGGTGAAATCTGATCATTCCTCGCAAGATGAAAATTCACCTCGAAATGATTTTTCAAAAGGAATTGAAATGACGACATTTAGTAGTCGGGAACCTGctgacgacgatgatgatgagtTCAATTTCAAACGTGAAGTCAGTTATCAAGATGATTTTAATACTTCCTCTTCAGAGGAGGATGAAGACGAAAATTCATACAGACACAAATACTATGATATGAGTTACAGACCTTTAAATAGGGATGTCCCAACTTTCCAGCCAACGTTTGAGCCTTTAGGCGCGTCTTCCTTAAGTAGTAGAGAAGTTGATAGAGGTataaattttttaagtttgaaagaagGGCCATCTCAGTACAGTAGGTACTCCTCTTATCAGAATCCTCAGTTTAGCAGTGAACGAGTGAAAATAGAAACATGTAGGTATAAAAGAGACAAGACTGATCCTCCATTTGGTCGCGGACCTAAACAATTAGACAGAGTGGCCAGTTCAACTGGGTCATTAATTTCCCAAGTGCGAAGTGACGAAGTGAAAAATATGCTAGAGGGAAGAAAACTAGAACCACTGCAAAACGAAGAtcccaaaagaaagaaaaagaagaataaaaatgcTAAAG ATTTCAGCACACATGATAGTCTTGCAAATGACCCCTATACACGAGTACTGTATGAGAAAGCTCTAAAAGAAGGCACCGAGGAAGACAACAGCATCAGAGTCATGGTAATCGGATGTTACGGACAAGGTAAGACGTCTTTAGTCAGAAGATTAGTTCAACAGCCTCTGAAAGATGTAATGACGACAAATGGGATAGAGGTTCAAAGATGTAAATGCAGTAAGGATGGTGCATGGGAAGCACAGATATCGGAGGACCTTGAAGTTGAGAGTTCTAAACGTTTAGCTTACGTCGCAAAATCCTCTGAAGGAAGAATAAACGAAGGAACTGGCGTGAAGCCTGATTTTGTTCCGCTGGCGACTTACAACACAAAGGTCAAGGAGAATACAGCTGTAACATTATCAACAACCACAGTAGAAGAAAACTTAAAGAGtaatataaacagaaataatGCAAAGAgtaataaaaacagaaattatcCAGTTAACTCTGATATTAAAAAAGAGGTGACAGACGAAATTTTAAAAGCTGATCAAAGCGATACGTTTATGGATCAAGAGAATCATGTAACAGACTTAAAAACATTTAGTGCGGAATTAAAAAGACATAGACAGACATCAAACGCGTCAACAGaaagtgacatttttttaaatatttgggaCTTTGGTGGTCAGTTTGTGTACTACGCAACTCATCAGGTGTTTCTCTCTACGAAGCCTGTTTACATTCTAGTTTTTAACATAGCAGAAGGTTTGGATAAAACGATAAGCGATCCTGATTTCCCGGGAAGGTCATGCAAAATGACAATGAGAGATTATATAAGGTTTTGGGTTACTTCTGTGCATTCGTTCGTTGGCGCCGAGGATGGGACGGAGCCAACCATTATCATGGTAGGCACGCATAAAGATGAAATAAAGGAAGGAATCAATACTGATGATATATTCGAGGATATTAGGAAAATGTTTGATGATACTTCGGCTATAAATCACTTCCATCCGGATCAGTTTGTAGTTTCAAACACGTCTTTGACAGATGAAAGTATAGATATACTGCGAAAAACTATACTAGATGTTGGAAGGGGGCAGGCAAATAAGGTTGTAGTACCTGCAAAATGGATACTGCTTGAAAAGGAGTTGAAAAAAATTCGAAGCAAGAAAATAGTCACATTAGAGGAAGTGCTAGAAATAGATCGCAGAAACTATTCTCGAGTCCAGACAGAAACCCAAGATGCAAAGAATGACCAAATACGGCTCTTCCTGAGATACCATCATGCTCTGGGATCATTTTGCTACTTTGATGATAGAAATTTGTCTGAAAATATTGTCGTGGATCCACAATTTTTAATTGATGCTTTTAGCTGTATCGTCACATCAGAGCAGTTCTGCAGAGTTCGTCCCAAATTAAGGAAAAAGTGGCGAAAACTTTGTGAAACTGCTATACTGGAACCGGAGTTGCTGGAGGAAGTCTGGCGCAAAAATCCGAGGGAAGAATTCCATAAGTTCAAGAAACTGCTAACAGAGTTTTTACAAAAGCACCGGATAATCTCAGAAGTGTTAAAATATGATGAAGAAGGTGCAACTTCGCCACAACCACTCGGATTTTACATAGTACCTAGCTTTCTTAAGGTATCTGCAAGTGACGAGACTGTTGGAGATTTCTTGGATGGTAAACCAACAACGAAAGTGTCTTTGGGATACATTTTCGAAAATGAAGCACTTACACCCACGCTGTATCAAAAACTTCTAGCAGCTGTTGTTGGTAGATGGCCTCTGCTGAAGTTTACTGGACAGTATATTTTGTTCAGCAATATGGTTGCATGTGAACTTCAGTCAGATCATGCAGGATTGCTTATTCAGGCTCAAAATAAGCTTGAACTGCTTATAGTTAATCTTTGTCCCGTAAAGTTCGTCAGGCCGGATGTCTGTGATATGTTTAGAAGATTCGTAGAAATGGTGATAGGGCATGAGTTTTGCAGATTCCGGGGCCTTGAAGAATATGCAAGCCAAAGAGACTTTACGAAGTATGTACGTTGTTTTCATAAACAACACGGGTTTAAGGGGAGTGAAGACATACTGGAATTAACCGACATACAGTCGCAGTCCGACAGACATTTTCCATGTCCTGACAGAGCGAGCCATTCTTTAGAAATGAACCACATTTGTCGGCAGTGGTACCGGCACCAGGTCGCAATTGGTGATATCCCTAAACGGCGGCTAACGGAAAAACAATACAGTGCACTTTCAATGGGCATCGGACAGGGTTGGCAACAAATAGGCCATCAGTTGGGCCTCGGAGTTATATCTCTTCAGCACATAGATCTGGACAATAAGACcacagatatgaaaatatttaaaatgttcttgaaatGGGACGCAAATGAACTAGACAGAGCAACGCTTGATGTTATGGTGAATGCTATTCAGGAATGCCGGCAAATTACAAGTGTAAACTGGGATGTAGTGAAAAATATTGTCGATGGATTTTGA